ATAAGCCGACACCGCCGGGTATCCCTATGGTGATAACACCCATCATGATAGGCATTACAATCATCATCATTCTTTGCTGCATTACCATATTGGGGTCTGTGCTCTTGGACTGTTTGTTGGATAAATAAGAAGATAAAAAGGTAGTAAGCACAGAAACCGCAGGAATAATTATGGCAGGCCAATAAAGCCCTGTGTTTTCCGTAAGCCTTATGGAAAAAAGCTGTTCAACCATAAGCTTATGGTCGAGAATAGACTGTACGCCGCCTACGAATTCACCGGGAATCCCAGACAAAAAGCTATTCCAATCACTTTCAACAAATTTATTAAATATCCTTACTAAGTCTTCTCTTTCAAGAAGGCTTAAATCCGGCATTCCCTTAGGGATTTTAGGAAGGGTAATATCGTAAATCAGGCCAACATAATTTTCCGCATAGCCGGGAATTGCCAATACCTTATCGGCAAGATTAAGATAAATATTCTTTAACGCGGGAATAAATTTATACGGCTGGTTCATGATATAATACATTGCCATAAATATAGGAAACTGTATAAATAAGGGCAGACAGCCGCTTAAAGGGTTGGCCTTATTCTTAGCGTAAAGCTGCTGTATTTCAGCGCTCATTTTCTGCTGGGTTTCAGGGTCTTTAGAGTCTCCGTATTTGGCTTTGATTTTTTCCATCTCCGGCTGAAGCTTCTGCATTGCCATCATGGATTTCTGGCTTTTAACGGCAAGGGGCAGCATAAGGAACCTTACGAATATCGTAAGAACAATTATGGATATACCAAGGGCATAGGTGTCGGAGCCCATTAAAGAAACC
This is a stretch of genomic DNA from Anaeropeptidivorans aminofermentans. It encodes these proteins:
- a CDS encoding YidC/Oxa1 family membrane protein insertase, with the translated sequence MLEATVLLRNMIQKDPGKIVGPISEFIGFFLNHIYNIVVSLMGSDTYALGISIIVLTIFVRFLMLPLAVKSQKSMMAMQKLQPEMEKIKAKYGDSKDPETQQKMSAEIQQLYAKNKANPLSGCLPLFIQFPIFMAMYYIMNQPYKFIPALKNIYLNLADKVLAIPGYAENYVGLIYDITLPKIPKGMPDLSLLEREDLVRIFNKFVESDWNSFLSGIPGEFVGGVQSILDHKLMVEQLFSIRLTENTGLYWPAIIIPAVSVLTTFLSSYLSNKQSKSTDPNMVMQQRMMMIVMPIMMGVITIGIPGGVGLYWITSNIFQVIQQLILQGITKDKLNSEDPEKQPVKAVNQKKSKG